In Pseudovibrio brasiliensis, the following are encoded in one genomic region:
- a CDS encoding SCO family protein, which translates to MNVAKTIRYGAWAAVAVLVAAVSAVTVMKFVQDDVPQAATVQIGGPFELVDGKGQVFTDKNLNGKPTLMFFGFTYCPDVCPTTLSDMQGWIENLGPKADDLNFVFVSVDPERDTPDVIADYVAAFDTRVVPLTGSVDQVKKVVKDYRVYARKVPLDDGDYTMDHTAAVYMLNGDLDFVGTISYQEPEETALPKIRKLLGS; encoded by the coding sequence ATGAACGTTGCGAAAACAATTCGATATGGAGCGTGGGCTGCTGTTGCCGTTCTCGTTGCCGCAGTTTCTGCTGTGACGGTGATGAAATTTGTACAGGACGACGTGCCTCAGGCCGCGACTGTACAGATTGGCGGTCCGTTTGAGCTGGTTGATGGCAAAGGTCAGGTCTTTACCGACAAGAATCTCAATGGCAAACCAACCCTGATGTTCTTCGGCTTCACGTACTGTCCGGATGTGTGCCCAACAACTCTATCTGACATGCAGGGTTGGATTGAGAATCTGGGCCCTAAGGCAGACGATCTGAACTTCGTTTTCGTCAGCGTTGATCCTGAGCGCGATACACCAGACGTGATTGCAGATTATGTTGCAGCGTTTGACACTCGCGTTGTTCCACTGACTGGCTCCGTCGACCAGGTCAAAAAAGTCGTCAAAGACTACCGCGTATATGCGAGAAAAGTACCTCTGGATGACGGTGACTACACCATGGACCACACCGCAGCGGTTTACATGCTGAATGGTGATTTGGATTTCGTGGGAACCATCAGCTATCAGGAACCAGAAGAAACAGCACTTCCTAAAATCAGAAAGTTGCTTGGTAGTTAA
- a CDS encoding copper chaperone PCu(A)C, with product MKTRALLVAAALVAFTGSAALAESIQHGNLTIKDAWTRATPPKAKGGGAFVTITNNGSEDARLTGAVSNYAKRTEIHEMAVNDGVMKMRKLDEGVVIPAGETLELKPGSYHVMFMGLNQPFKMGEELNVTLEFEKAGPVDVTFPVMKMGAKSGKMHH from the coding sequence ATGAAAACACGTGCTCTTCTTGTTGCAGCAGCTCTTGTTGCGTTCACCGGTTCTGCTGCTCTTGCGGAAAGCATTCAGCATGGCAACCTGACAATCAAAGATGCCTGGACACGCGCTACACCGCCGAAAGCAAAAGGTGGCGGAGCATTTGTGACCATCACCAACAATGGCAGCGAAGATGCGCGCCTGACCGGTGCGGTGTCCAACTATGCCAAGCGCACTGAAATTCACGAAATGGCCGTGAATGATGGCGTCATGAAGATGCGCAAGCTGGATGAAGGCGTTGTTATCCCAGCAGGTGAAACCCTTGAGCTGAAGCCTGGTAGCTACCACGTAATGTTCATGGGCCTGAACCAGCCATTCAAAATGGGCGAAGAGCTCAATGTTACTCTGGAATTCGAAAAAGCCGGTCCAGTAGACGTAACTTTCCCAGTTATGAAGATGGGTGCCAAGTCCGGCAAAATGCACCACTAA
- a CDS encoding MFS transporter gives MLSTALILAGHGLSSTLIPLRADLAGFGDLQIGLISSSFYIGFVIGCVFGPFLILRAGHIRAFAALVSLMSGAALLHPILLDPLAWALFRVITGLCFAGILLVVESWLNDQATNENRGTVMSLYIICYLGATMGGQLMVVGFDISTFVPFAIASIFVSIAVVPVALTKAVQPAPITLVRFRPINLYQTSAVALIGCLLIGLANSSMWALAPLYAKQIGYSTNEAAYFAAAIVLGGAITQWPIGRLSDRVDRRIIILLLGFTAAVASLLLFLLESGNFWGTFTIFLMLGMASQPTYAIVAAHAFDYVEAEDYVETSSGVLMSNGIGSMIGPTLAAGLMYSIGPEGLFVWVALVEVALALFVISRLFIRPADEALEKTDFEYGATSNMGAVLTPDPLDIEDPYVIPPEEFPAYEQEEEEEPSEETDDLPNRNDEGENPPTTDETQDNSRFPSG, from the coding sequence ATGTTGTCTACAGCCCTTATTCTTGCAGGGCATGGACTTTCTTCGACGCTTATCCCACTCAGAGCTGATTTAGCCGGGTTTGGAGACCTCCAGATCGGTCTAATCTCATCCAGTTTTTATATTGGCTTCGTGATCGGGTGTGTGTTTGGCCCGTTCCTGATCCTACGGGCTGGTCATATTCGTGCATTTGCTGCGCTGGTATCGTTGATGTCCGGCGCAGCCCTGTTGCACCCTATCCTTCTCGATCCGCTGGCATGGGCGCTGTTTCGTGTCATTACCGGTTTGTGTTTTGCCGGTATCTTGCTGGTTGTTGAAAGCTGGTTGAATGACCAGGCGACCAATGAGAACCGCGGCACAGTGATGTCGCTCTACATCATCTGCTACCTGGGCGCGACCATGGGTGGCCAGCTGATGGTTGTGGGCTTTGATATCAGCACTTTCGTACCTTTTGCGATTGCGTCCATCTTTGTCAGCATCGCAGTGGTTCCGGTTGCACTTACCAAAGCAGTGCAGCCAGCGCCGATTACGCTTGTGCGTTTCCGCCCGATCAATCTTTATCAGACATCCGCTGTGGCGCTGATTGGCTGTTTGCTTATCGGTCTTGCCAACAGTTCTATGTGGGCGCTTGCACCTCTTTACGCCAAGCAGATTGGCTACAGCACCAACGAAGCAGCCTACTTTGCGGCAGCTATCGTTTTGGGTGGCGCGATAACGCAGTGGCCGATCGGTCGTCTGTCAGACCGTGTGGATCGTCGTATCATCATCTTGCTGCTCGGGTTCACCGCTGCTGTAGCTTCCCTATTGCTCTTTTTACTTGAGAGCGGGAACTTCTGGGGAACCTTCACTATCTTCCTGATGCTGGGCATGGCAAGTCAGCCAACCTACGCGATTGTTGCTGCGCACGCCTTCGATTACGTGGAAGCTGAAGACTACGTTGAGACGTCCTCTGGCGTGCTGATGTCGAACGGAATCGGCTCAATGATCGGCCCTACCCTTGCTGCTGGTCTGATGTACAGCATCGGGCCGGAAGGGCTGTTTGTTTGGGTTGCGCTTGTTGAAGTCGCCTTGGCGCTCTTCGTTATCAGTCGCCTGTTCATCCGTCCTGCCGACGAGGCTCTGGAGAAGACAGACTTCGAATACGGTGCAACTTCCAACATGGGTGCGGTGCTTACACCTGATCCGCTAGATATCGAAGATCCTTACGTTATTCCGCCTGAAGAGTTCCCTGCCTATGAACAGGAAGAGGAGGAAGAACCATCAGAAGAAACGGATGATTTGCCAAATCGCAATGATGAGGGTGAGAATCCGCCTACAACTGATGAGACTCAGGATAATTCCAGATTCCCTTCTGGCTAA